A stretch of the Esox lucius isolate fEsoLuc1 chromosome 2, fEsoLuc1.pri, whole genome shotgun sequence genome encodes the following:
- the LOC105022275 gene encoding vitamin D 25-hydroxylase, translating to MVSIRLPSIVSALSHGQAFLGLCSLLITLLFLLLIRQVLKQRRPQGFPPGPSPIPVIGNILSLATEPHVFMKKQSEIHGQIFSLDLGGYSTVVLNGYDAIKECLYHQSEVFADRPSLPLFKKMTKMGGLLNAKYGRGWIEHRKLASNSFRYFGSGHKLFELKISEECMFFVDAIDEHKGKPFNPKHLVTNAVSNITNLIIFGERFTYDDLEFQHMIEIFSENVELAASCWAFLYNAFPCIEYLPFGKHQKLFCNAAKVYDFLLQITERFSQGRVRHTPRHYIDAYLDELEQNTGDLGTTFSKENLIYSVGELIIAGTETTTNTLRWAMLYMALYPNIQEKVHKEIDSVLGNGKPPSMEDKQRMPYVEAVLHEVLRFCNIVPLGIFRATSQDALVSGYTIPKGTMVITNLYSAHFDEKYWCDPGTFSPQRFLDCNGNFVRREAFIPFSLGRRHCLGEQLARMEMFLFFTTLMQRFHLHFPNGKVPSLSPKLGMTLQPLPYSICAVRRQQ from the exons ATGGTATCAATTAGGTTACCATCTATAGTCTCAGCATTGTCCCATGGACAAGCTTTTTTGGGTTTGTGTAGTTTACTTATTACCCTTCTTTTTCTATTGCTAATACGGCAGGTTTTGAAGCAGAGGAGACCTCAAGGATTCCCTCCAGGACCATCACCTATCCCTGTCATAGGAAACATTCTGTCTCTTGCAACTGAACCGCACGTCTTTATGAAGAAACAAAGTGAAATCCATGGGCAG ATTTTCAGTCTTGATTTGGGAGGCTACTCCACCGTGGTGCTTAATGGATATGATGCCATTAAAGAATGCCTGTACCACCAGAGTGAGGTCTTTGCTGACCGCCCATCTCTACCTTTATTTAAGAAAATGACCAAAATGGGAG GACTTCTGAATGCCAAATATGGCAGAGGATGGATTGAACACCGCAAACTGGCCAGCAACTCCTTCCGTTACTTTGGCAGTGGTCATAAGTTATTTGAGCTTAAGATCTCTGAAGAGTGCATGTTTTTCGTGGATGCCATTGATGAGCACAAAGGGAAACCCTTTAACCCAAAGCACCTAGTGACCAATGCTGTGTCCAACATCACCAACCTTATCATTTTCGGTGAACGTTTCACATATGATGATCTCGAATTCCAGCACATGATCGAAATCTTCAGTGAGAACGTGGAGTTGGCCGCCAGCTGCTGGGCCTTCCTCTACAACGCCTTCCCGTGCATCGAGTACCTCCCCTTCGGAAAGCACCAGAAACTGTTCTGCAACGCAGCCAAGGTCTATGACTTCCTGCTGCAGATCACTGAGCGCTTCTCACAGGGCAGAGTGCGCCATACCCCACGCCACTACATTGACGCCTACCTGGACGAGTTGGAACAGAACACTGGCGACTTGGGCACCACGTTTTCAAAGGAGAACCTGATCTACTCTGTGGGAGAGCTCATCATTGCAGGCACGGAGACAACCACCAACACCCTACGCTGGGCCATGCTCTACATGGCTCTGTACCCTAACATCCAAG AGAAAGTGCATAAAGAGATCGACAGCGTACTGGGCAATGGGAAGCCCCCCTCCATGGAGGACAAACAGAGGATGCCCTATGTGGAAGCAGTGCTACATGAGGTCCTGCGCTTCTGTAACATAGTACCCCTGGGCATCTTCCGTGCCACCTCCCAGGATGCACTGGTGAGCGGCTACACCATCCCCAAAGGCACCATGGTCATCACCAACCTGTACTCTGCACACTTTGATGAGAAGTACTGGTGTGATCCAGGAACATTTTCACCACAGCGCTTCCTGGACTGCAATGGCAACTTTGTCCGCCGAGAAGCATTCATACCTTTCTCTCTGG GAAGACGTCACTGTCTGGGAGAGCAGCTGGCCAGAATGGAGATGTTCTTGTTCTTCACCACTTTGATGCAGCGCTTCCACCTGCATTTCCCCAATGGCAAAGTGCCAAGCCTTTCCCCAAAACTTGGCATGACCCTGCAGCCGCTGCCTTACTCCATCTGTGCCGTCCGTAGACAGCAGTGA